From a single Chlamydiota bacterium genomic region:
- a CDS encoding ABC transporter permease — protein MFKNFIPDLGRSAIDGIYQLGGIFILFVQTLKRIFLKSPNWTLVIKQCYQCGVLSLPVVLLTGAFTGMVLAVQSFYQFHQITMDTAIGILVGLSMTRELGPVLTAVMVAGRVGAAMAAELGTMRVTEQIDALRSMATDPVSYLIVPRFLACVIVVPLLTTFAISVGILGGYIVGVKMLHINHTFFIQNMLDFTKVSDLMNGLVKSSVFGVLIAIISCYKGFTTENGAEGVGIATTEAVVFSCISILVSDFFLSIILF, from the coding sequence ATGTTTAAAAATTTTATTCCGGATCTGGGCCGGTCAGCCATTGATGGAATCTATCAGCTGGGGGGTATCTTCATCCTTTTTGTTCAGACTTTAAAGAGAATTTTTCTTAAAAGCCCCAATTGGACGTTGGTGATTAAGCAGTGCTATCAATGCGGAGTTTTATCTCTTCCGGTGGTTTTATTGACAGGGGCTTTTACAGGGATGGTGCTGGCCGTTCAATCTTTTTATCAATTTCACCAAATTACGATGGATACGGCGATTGGAATTTTGGTAGGGCTTTCTATGACGCGGGAATTAGGCCCTGTATTGACCGCAGTCATGGTTGCTGGGCGTGTGGGAGCTGCGATGGCGGCAGAGCTTGGAACCATGCGTGTGACTGAGCAAATTGATGCTTTGAGATCAATGGCGACGGATCCCGTCAGTTATTTAATCGTACCGCGTTTCTTGGCCTGTGTCATTGTGGTTCCGCTCTTGACCACTTTTGCAATTTCTGTGGGTATCCTTGGGGGATACATTGTGGGAGTAAAAATGCTTCATATTAATCACACTTTTTTTATTCAGAACATGCTTGATTTTACAAAGGTCTCTGACTTGATGAATGGTTTGGTAAAGTCGAGTGTTTTTGGGGTTCTCATTGCCATTATCAGTTGCTATAAGGGGTTCACCACAGAGAATGGGGCTGAAGGGGTTGGAATTGCAACGACAGAGGCTGTTGTTTTCTCATGTATTTCAATTTTAGTTTCAGATTTTTTCTTGTCCATTATCCTTTTTTAA